In a single window of the Fusarium falciforme chromosome 3, complete sequence genome:
- a CDS encoding Pre-rRNA-processing protein codes for MGSSNKKKKEKKKDFQKPKFKVGKDKAKASNFTDTSFKSKTIVMGHQSLSTVAPDVVQQFKHSLSLASGSKSDKQRREALAYLTSQLSSEPPTNPVGTHAVLAKLLPLISDSSTPVRSQLLKLLRVLPPAEVRHSVEQAIMFIRAGMTHLSADISNDSLGVMEWLLDVAEGDLVICPGGWVKTLNSFCAMMGWALSSSKAGWSSGSRSGLRPKDASTYARQITTLSRFIEAGLRHEDEIPDDESEIWDNLYRIPRDSNAFEYLNLYGSRRDEEGEMYPSREARQRVFQRRFLEAIIKGADQAKKEGGATGRAAAGLDKVLEEGMGDYESSTAMDTQDLLNLW; via the exons ATGGGTTCcagcaacaagaagaagaaggagaagaagaaggacttcCAG AAACCAAAGTTCAAGGTTGGAAAGGATAAGGCAAAGGCCTCCAACTTTACAGACACCAGTTTCAAGTCAAAAA CCATTGTGATGGGACACCAGTCCCTCTCAACAGTCGCACCAGATGTCGTCCAGCAGTTCAAGCATAGTCTATCACTCGCCTCTGGATCTAAATCCGACAAGCAACGACGAGAAGCATTGGCCTACCTCACAAGCCAACTCTCATCAGAACCACCTACCAACCCCGTGGGGACTCACGCTGTTCTCGCCAAGCTACTCCCTCTCATCTCCGACAGCTCGACGCCAGTACGAAGCCAGCTCCTCAAACTTCTTAGAGTTCTCCCCCCGGCAGAAGTCAGGCACAGTGTGGAACAGGCCATCATGTTCATTCGAGCAGGCATGACGCATCTTTCAGCCGACATTAGCAACGATTCTCTCGGGGTGATGGAATGGCTATTGGACGTCGCTGAGGGTGACTTGGTTATATGTCCAGGAGGGTGGGTGAAGACGCTCAACAGCTTCTGCGccatgatgggatgggcatTATCATCGTCCAAGGCTGGATGGTCGTCAGGGTCGCGGTCCGGTCTTCGTCCCAAGGATGCTTCAACATACGCCCGTCAGATTACCACACTATCACGATTCATCGAGGCTGGCCTTCGACATGAGGATGAGATACCGGATGACGAATCAGAAATCTGGGACAACTTGTACAGAATCCCCCGAGACTCGAATGCTTTTGAATATCTGAACCTGTACGGTTCCCGACgcgacgaggagggcgagaTGTACCCAAGCCGAGAAGCCAGACAACGAGTGTTCCAGCGGAGGTTCTTGGAAGCGATAATAAAAGGTGCCGACCAGGcgaagaaggagggcggcGCAACTGGGCGTGCAGCGGCCGGTCTCGATAAAGTGCTAGAAGAAGGGATGGGTGACTATGAGAGCTCAACGGCGATGGATACCCAGGATCTTTTAAATCTTTGGTGA
- a CDS encoding Aldedh domain-containing protein translates to MDHQEPFILTAWRRFNELAVEYNISQNTLSAIATGTAIVFTFLLIRITNAIAKASVSAATGRPRRYTVPAPKIPEPRTYVDVPSVKVSGSSAVQCYAPATGQFLGNVNAATPAAIDRAVASAAAAQKTWAETTFDQRRAVLRSMMQHVLDNAEEIVKIACLDSGKTMVDAQLGEILVTVEKIQWTLAHGEKALRPSRRPTNFLMMYKRNTVHYEPLGVVAALVSWNYPFHNLIGPVISALFSGNGIIVKVSEQTAWSSSYFAGIARGALVAHGFDPQLVQTVVCWPQTAGHLTSHPGVSHITFIGSQSVAHHVAASAAKSLTPVVAELGGKDPFIILDSASRDIKRIAEVILRGTFQAAGQNCIGIERVIAPGAIHDKLVELLAPRVKALRLGPEADVGAMISDASFDRLEELIAEAVSQGARLLAGGKRYNHPDYPQGHYFQPTFLADVTPDMRIAQNECFAPVLTLLRAKSSSPEDILSIANIDSFGLGASVHGSERDPNLQPIVKGLRAGMVAVNDFAVYYAVQLPFGGVGGSGYGRFAGEEGLRGLCNTKAVCEDRFGWLGVRTSIPPPVQYPVASQPNSWKFTQGVVELGYGGPTRKIKGLAKILKNM, encoded by the exons ATGGATCATCAGGAACCGTTCATTCTCACCGCTTGGCGGCGGTTCAATGAGCTTGCTGTCGAGTACAACATCTC ACAAAACACCCTCTCGGCCATTGCAACTGGCACTGCCATCGTCTTTaccttcctcctcatccgcaTCACCAATGCTATAGCAAAGGCTTCCGTATCGGCCGCCACGGGTCGCCCCCGCCGCTACACGGTCCCCGCGCCCAAGATCCCCGAGCCTCGTACCTACGTCGACGTCCCCTCTGTCAAGGTCTCGGGCAGCTCCGCTGTTCAATGCTACGCTCCAGCCACGGGTCAGTTCCTCGGCAATGTAAACGCCGCGACGCCTGCTGCTATCGACCGCGCCGTCGCGtctgcggctgctgctcagAAGACATGGGCCGAGACCACGTTTGACCAGCGCCGCGCCGTTCTGCGCTCGATGATGCAGCACGTTCTCGACAATGCGGAGGAGATCGTCAAGATTGCTTGCTTGGACAGTGGAAAGACCATGGTTGATGCTCAGCTTGGTGAGATTCTCGTCACGGTTGAGAAGATCCAGTGGACTCTTGCCCACGGCGAGAAGGCTCTGCGCCCCTCAAGACGTCCGACCAACTTTCTCATGATGTATAAGCGCAACACGGTGCACTATGAGCCTCTGGGTGTCGTCGCTGCTCTTGTCAGCTGGAACTACCCCTTCCACAACCTGATTGGTCCCGTCATCAGCGCTCTCTTTTCTGGCAATGGTATCATCGTCAAGGTCTCTGAGCAGACAGCTTGGTCCAGTTCTTACTTTGCCGGTATCGCTCGCGGCGCCCTCGTCGCTCATGGCTTCGACCCCCAACTTGTCCAGACTGTTGTGTGCTGGCCCCAAACGGCCGGCCATCTCACCTCCCACCCCGGTGTGAGCCACATCACCTTTATCGGCTCCCAGAGCGTCGCCCACCATGTTGCTGCCAGTGCTGCCAAGAGCCTGACTCCTGTTGTTGCTGAGCTTGGCGGCAAGGACCCCTTTATTATTCTCGACTCTGCCTCCCGTGATATCAAGCGTATCGCTGAAGTCATCCTTCGCGGAACCTTCCAAGCTGCTGGCCAGAACTGTATCGGTATCGAGCGTGTTATTGCACCCGGCGCCATCCACGATAAGcttgtcgagcttcttgCACCTCGTGTCAAGGCTCTCCGCTTGGGTCCTGAGGCTGACGTTGGTGCTATGATCTCGGACGCCTCCTTTGATCGCCTCGAGGAACTAATCGCCGAAGCCGTCTCCCAGGGAGCCCGTCTTCTTGCTGGCGGCAAGCGTTACAACCACCCCGACTATCCCCAGGGCCACTACTTCCAGCCGACTTTCCTCGCCGACGTGACGCCCGACATGCGCATCGCCCAGAACGAGTGCTTCGCCCCTGTCCTGACCCTCCTCCGCGCAAAGTCCTCATCTCCTGAGGACATCCTCTCCATTGCCAACATCGACAGCTTTGGCCTCGGTGCCTCTGTCCACGGCTCTGAGCGTGACCCCAACCTGCAACCCATCGTCAAGGGTCTACGTGCTGGAATGGTCGCCGTTAATGATTTTGCCGTCTACTACGCCGTTCAGCTGCCATTTGGTGGTGTCGGCGGCTCTGGTTACGGCCGCTTCGCTGGCGAAGAGGGTCTTCGTGGTTTGTGCAATACCAAGGCTGTGTGTGAGGACCGCTTCGGCTGGCTAGGCGTCCGCACGAGCATCCCCCCTCCTGTGCAGTATCCCGTCGCAAGTCAGCCAAACAGTTGGAAGTTCACCCAAGGCGTCGTTGAACTGGGCTATGGAGGACCAACACGGAAAATCAAGGGCCTGGCCAAAATTCTCAAGAACATGTAG